In one Acidimicrobium ferrooxidans DSM 10331 genomic region, the following are encoded:
- a CDS encoding PAS domain-containing protein yields the protein MKVVDTSTMEAFEAYLARCPRALVLLEEGLVRWVNEAAARLLLRDASALIGQPLDLVGGVRLEELGDTSVEVALWAGDGSLLDCIAEVTVLGEAVMVELDLVELSGVDDAGRALRALADTLSLGVFISDRGLRLGYVNAGLATLLATSRERLSGAGWVDIFAPEDRPVVRELALRALGGERVEAIIDVQLESGPRRALEVTIMPVRASDGRLSFVGTVADRSVQRRDDELGSRPATRQG from the coding sequence GTGAAAGTCGTCGATACGTCCACTATGGAAGCGTTCGAGGCATACCTAGCTCGGTGCCCACGCGCACTGGTGCTCCTCGAGGAGGGGCTCGTGCGCTGGGTGAACGAGGCCGCTGCCCGATTGCTTCTTCGTGACGCGTCCGCGCTGATCGGTCAGCCATTGGACCTGGTCGGAGGGGTTCGCCTCGAAGAGCTTGGCGATACGAGTGTCGAGGTTGCGCTGTGGGCAGGCGATGGATCGCTCCTCGACTGCATCGCCGAGGTCACCGTGCTGGGAGAGGCGGTCATGGTCGAGCTGGACCTGGTCGAGCTGAGTGGTGTCGACGATGCCGGTCGAGCACTGCGGGCGCTCGCCGATACGTTGTCGCTCGGCGTGTTCATCTCCGATCGGGGCCTGCGACTCGGGTATGTGAATGCGGGGCTCGCGACACTGCTCGCCACGTCACGTGAGCGACTGAGCGGAGCTGGCTGGGTGGACATCTTCGCACCGGAGGATCGGCCTGTCGTTCGGGAGCTGGCGCTGCGCGCACTCGGTGGTGAGCGCGTGGAGGCGATCATCGACGTGCAGCTCGAGTCCGGTCCACGGCGTGCATTGGAGGTCACGATCATGCCGGTTCGTGCGAGCGATGGACGTTTGAGCTTCGTCGGCACGGTCGCTGACCGGAGTGTGCAGCGGCGAGACGACGAGCTTGGGAGCCGGCCCGCGACACGACAAGGATGA
- a CDS encoding HDOD domain-containing protein: MEIRFDITSGDAVVLARFLRTLGDDEAGFAELAQVAAADPGLAASILKLANSSYYGLAGSVERLEFACAIVGILGLRSLTVAELARRQGPYPEGLAAFTTLLAAQMAERSPHTSVDPQVALSTGLVATLGWILAAQQDPVGYATWHDLALEDRRAFEVERWGRPLASLSQEALRHWAFPEVILDAVGELDAAGDVSTLGRLLRESWRAASERLGPDGAMLMSV; the protein is encoded by the coding sequence ATGGAGATTCGCTTCGATATCACCTCCGGGGATGCGGTCGTCCTCGCTCGCTTCCTTCGGACCCTCGGCGATGACGAGGCCGGCTTCGCCGAGCTCGCTCAGGTGGCGGCTGCAGACCCCGGGCTCGCTGCGAGCATCCTCAAGCTCGCGAACTCGTCGTACTATGGACTCGCCGGCTCCGTCGAGCGACTCGAGTTCGCGTGTGCGATCGTGGGCATCCTGGGGCTTCGCTCGCTGACCGTGGCCGAACTCGCGCGGCGCCAGGGGCCCTATCCCGAGGGGCTTGCGGCCTTCACGACGTTGCTGGCCGCCCAGATGGCGGAGCGCTCGCCCCACACGAGCGTCGACCCGCAAGTGGCGCTCTCGACCGGGCTCGTGGCGACGCTCGGTTGGATCCTCGCCGCGCAGCAAGATCCCGTCGGCTATGCGACGTGGCACGACCTCGCGCTCGAGGATCGTCGAGCCTTCGAGGTGGAGCGTTGGGGACGACCACTTGCGAGTCTCTCCCAAGAGGCGCTTCGGCACTGGGCGTTTCCCGAAGTGATCCTCGATGCCGTCGGCGAACTCGACGCGGCCGGCGACGTGTCGACCCTCGGGCGTCTCCTTCGAGAGAGCTGGCGCGCGGCGAGCGAGCGTCTCGGGCCCGATGGGGCCATGTTGATGAGCGTGTGA